TCCGCCGGCGGGTCCGGTGTCCTACTGGTGCGCAAAGCTCGCTCCCCCCCGAAAACAGGGACGCCCAGAACACGCGTCGCCGCCGAATTCTGAGCGTCCCCGGACGTTCCTACGGACCTATTCCGGACCCTTGATATCCACGCGGCTGTTCCCGAGCCGCACGAGACGATCCTACCGGAATCCCGCCAGCATCGGCTCGACGTCGACGTTGGCGAGCTCGGCCGGCCACAGCGGCAGCCGCTTCGCCGGCTCCTTCTTACGCGGGTGCCGGTAGATGACGCCCACGGGCAACTTCTGACGACGGTCGAACTCATGGATCAGGCGCTCCGCCGCTTCCAGGCTCGCCGGATCGTGGCCGTCGGGCACCGGCTCCACGTGGTCGCGGAACCAATCGTACGTGTTGAGCTTATTGTACGTCACGCAGGGCGAAAAGTCGTTCAGCATCGCGAAGCCGGGATGCCGGACGGCCTCGACCATCAACTGCGTCGTCATCTTCGGATCGCCGGAGAATGACTGCGCGACGAAGGTGGCTTCCGAGGCGAGGGCAAGCTTGAGCGGATCCAGGAAGGGCGGGTGTTCCTCGGAGAGCTTCATCTCCGGCTGCCCGAGGCCCCACGACGGCGAATCCTGCCCCTTCGTCAGGCCGTAGACGCCGTTGTCCATGATGACGAGCGTGATGTCCGGGTCGCGCCGGCAGATGTGCACGAAGTTCTCCACGCCGATGGCCAGCGTGTCGCCGTCGCCGGCCAGCACGATCACCTTCAGGCCGGGGTTGGCCATTTTGGCGCCGAGGGCGTAGGCGAGCGCACCGCCGTGCGTGCCGTAAAAGGTGTTGCCGTTGAGGTAGTTGCGGATCTGGCCCGAGCAGCCTATCCCCCCGACCAGGAAGGCCTCGGACGGCCTCATTTCGAGAGAGGTCAGGGCGGCCTTGAGGGCGTTGAGCACGGCGTAGTCGCCGCACCCGGGGCACCACTGAATGCGGTGCCGCGGCGTGGCGTTTTGCTCCCAGACCGACTTCACGGGCTGCACCGGCTTCGTCTCAGGCATCGAGCGACACCTCGACCATCAAGGGTTCCTTGCCGCCGAGGCGGATCGTGCCGGCGCCGTTGCTGGTCACCTCGTGCACGGCACGAACGACCTCGGACGGGTGCAGCGGCCGTCCGTTGTACTTGAGGACGCGCCGCGTTTGAATGAGACAGTGGGCCTGGATCAGACCGGCCAGTTGCCCCAGGTAGTTGTGTTCGCAGACGACTACCGGCACGCCGCGATCGAGCAGCGGCTTCGCGAGCGCCGTCGGGAACGGCCAGAGGTGCGTAAAGTGCACGACCGCGGCCTCGACGCCTTCCGACCGCAGGCGTTCACGCGCGTCCAACAGGACCGGTTTGGTTGAACCCCACCCCACGAGGATCGGACCTTTACCCAGGGTGCCGTAAACTTGCGGCGGCTTCGCGTCGTGCTGGAGATACTCCATCATCTTGTGCATGCGCTTGTCCATCTGCGCGACGCGCATCGGCCGGTGGGTGGTGACGAATCCGGCCTCGTCGTGCTCGGTGCTGTTGACCTTGGCGGTGACCCCCGGGGTCCCCGGAACGAGGCGCGGCGAGATGCCCGAATCGGTGAGGCGGTACCGAAGATAGCGCCCCTCGTGAACGTCCGTCTCGCTCAAGACCTCGCGCGCGGGCCGTCCGCCGTTCTTGAACGCGTCCTCACGGACGGTGGCGCGTCCTTCGCTCAGGTTGAGGTCCGTCAGGAAAAAGACCGGGCACTGGTACTTGTCCGACAGCCGCACCGCGTCGCGCATCAGCGAACAGCACTCTTCGATCGTGGATGGCGCAATCACGATGCGCGGGATCTCGCCGTGGCCGCCGCCGGTCACGAGCCACAGGTCGCCCTGCTCCGGCTTCGTCGGCATCCCCGTCGACGGACCCGCCCGCATCGTATCCACAATGACGAGCGGCGTCTCGGTGATGCCGGAGACGCCGATCTCTTCCACCTTGAGCGACAGCCCCGGGCCGCTCGTGCCGACCATGCTGAGCACGCCGACCGCCGCGGCGCCGAGCGCGGCCCGGATCGACTCGCGTTCGTTCGCGCCCTGCAGCGCGCGGCCGCCGTACCGCGGCAGATGCCGCTGCATGAATTCGAGAATCGATGTCGCGGGCGTGATCGGGTAGCCGGCGTAGAATCGAACCCCGGCCTGAATGGCGCCGATCGCAAGCGCCTCGTTCCCGCCGATGTACACTGCGGGCGGCTTCCCGGCGACCGGCTCCAGCCGCATCCCGATGTCGCGCCACCCGCGCTCCCTGAGAATCGCTTCCGCGGCCGCGCGGCCGCGCCGGGCCGCCTCGAGGTTCAGATCGACGAGCCCGGCCCCGCGCTTGGCGAACCGTTCCTCGAGCAGACGGCGCAGGCGGCTCTCGTCCTGATCGAAGTCGAGCAGCCGGAAGAGCGCGCCCGTCATGACGACGTTCTTGACGACTTCCTTCTTGAGGTCGCGCTGCGCGATTTGACGCGCGGGAATCGGGAAGACGCGCACGCCGCGCGCCTCGAGGTCGTCGGTCGGCACAATCCCGGTCGAGCTGTCGTAGATGGCGACGCCGCCGTCGCGCAGTTCGCGGGCATGGCGCAGCAGCGTGTCGCGGTTCGGCTGGACCTTCGAGTCCGGGTTGACGTCGTACTCGAGACCCACGAGGATATCGACCCGCGAATCACCCCATGAGGTCGGCGGCTCCGGCGCGATGACGAGCGGGTCGTATTGGTGGGCGCCGTAGATCGTCGACGCGAAGCCGCGCTCGACGGCCGTCACGTAGAGACCGTCGCGCGTCAGCAGACGCCCCAGAATGTCCGTGACCGTGGACACGCCGTCGCGAAGCTGCACGCCCCCGATGAGCAGCTTCATTCGATTGGTCTGCATCGGTTGCTGTTGCCTCCGGCGGAGCCGCTGTGCGGTGGGCGAGGCACGAGGATGCCGTCTCCCCCGAGCGTCGCGGCTCGAGTTCGTTGTTGAGCGTCCCTATTCACTACCGGCATTAAATAGTAGCAGGTCTCCCGGCAAAGTGCCAGGATACCCAGACGGCGCGGGGTTCAGACGCGGGCCGGCGGGGCGGGCGGGGGGAAAACTGGACCGGGCCGGCGGGGGCACCGACCCCGCCGGCCCGGTCGAGGCTGCTCTTCGCGGCTTAGGCGCGCTTCACGAGCTCCTTCAGTTCCTTGGCCGGGGTGAACCGGGGAACCGTCCTGGCCGGCACCTTCACCGGCTCGCCGGTCTGCGGGTTGCGCGCGATCCGGGCCTTCCGCTTCAGGACCCGGAACGTTCCGAACCCGGGAAAACGAACGCGATCGCCCTTCTTCAAGGTCGAGGTCAGCTGGTCCAGCACGTCATCGAGCGTGCGGACCGCGTGCGCCTTCGGTGTCTTCCACTTCTCAGCGAGCTTCGCCGCGAACTGAGCCTTCGTCATGTCTCCCTCCCGGTTTATGGTCGTCGCTTCGGCACTTAGGGGGTTCGGGAAGCCAAAGGGGTTTCCTTCATGGCTTCCGCGTCCGGGGCCTTATTTTAATGGGTTATTCGCGGGATCGGCACCGGACACGAGTGCGCCGAACGCGGGACCGCCTCGCCGCGGGCAGACGTGCGGCGCGCGGGCGGGGGCGCAGGTGTCCGAGCGGGCGCGGCGAATAATTCCTCCCGGCGATTGCCTCACTCGCGGAACCACGAACTCG
The sequence above is drawn from the bacterium genome and encodes:
- a CDS encoding thiamine pyrophosphate-dependent enzyme, whose product is MPETKPVQPVKSVWEQNATPRHRIQWCPGCGDYAVLNALKAALTSLEMRPSEAFLVGGIGCSGQIRNYLNGNTFYGTHGGALAYALGAKMANPGLKVIVLAGDGDTLAIGVENFVHICRRDPDITLVIMDNGVYGLTKGQDSPSWGLGQPEMKLSEEHPPFLDPLKLALASEATFVAQSFSGDPKMTTQLMVEAVRHPGFAMLNDFSPCVTYNKLNTYDWFRDHVEPVPDGHDPASLEAAERLIHEFDRRQKLPVGVIYRHPRKKEPAKRLPLWPAELANVDVEPMLAGFR
- a CDS encoding 2-oxoacid:acceptor oxidoreductase subunit alpha gives rise to the protein MQTNRMKLLIGGVQLRDGVSTVTDILGRLLTRDGLYVTAVERGFASTIYGAHQYDPLVIAPEPPTSWGDSRVDILVGLEYDVNPDSKVQPNRDTLLRHARELRDGGVAIYDSSTGIVPTDDLEARGVRVFPIPARQIAQRDLKKEVVKNVVMTGALFRLLDFDQDESRLRRLLEERFAKRGAGLVDLNLEAARRGRAAAEAILRERGWRDIGMRLEPVAGKPPAVYIGGNEALAIGAIQAGVRFYAGYPITPATSILEFMQRHLPRYGGRALQGANERESIRAALGAAAVGVLSMVGTSGPGLSLKVEEIGVSGITETPLVIVDTMRAGPSTGMPTKPEQGDLWLVTGGGHGEIPRIVIAPSTIEECCSLMRDAVRLSDKYQCPVFFLTDLNLSEGRATVREDAFKNGGRPAREVLSETDVHEGRYLRYRLTDSGISPRLVPGTPGVTAKVNSTEHDEAGFVTTHRPMRVAQMDKRMHKMMEYLQHDAKPPQVYGTLGKGPILVGWGSTKPVLLDARERLRSEGVEAAVVHFTHLWPFPTALAKPLLDRGVPVVVCEHNYLGQLAGLIQAHCLIQTRRVLKYNGRPLHPSEVVRAVHEVTSNGAGTIRLGGKEPLMVEVSLDA
- a CDS encoding HU family DNA-binding protein translates to MNREGDMTKAQFAAKLAEKWKTPKAHAVRTLDDVLDQLTSTLKKGDRVRFPGFGTFRVLKRKARIARNPQTGEPVKVPARTVPRFTPAKELKELVKRA